In one window of Streptosporangium album DNA:
- a CDS encoding ATP-binding protein: MLRRHRRAARMTLEQLAEASGVSSRTLSDMERGRSKGPQHRTVTALADALALEGDDCDQFLELAREGRLRDHWTRPTGQCDLPRPIDDFTGRTAELTWTTELVRPRGAPGAAGVGLITGSAGLGKTTFAVRAAHALRPDFPGGVLFLDLFGMSSHPMPVTESLALLLRALGVIEQEIPADVAGRASLYRSLLRQRRVLVVLDNAASEGQVRPLLPGDGVGRALVTSRRLLAGLEGVRRLSLGPLPLLEATELLTGILKGRSASDDGAAISRLVELCDGLPLALRIIGNRLVSRPGWKAAELAARLGNEQGRLEQLKAGDLKIANAFAMSYEQLTRSSRQVFRRLSLIPGRDFDATLAAVVGGVDVEDAWDVLDELVDLGLLQDSAASRYRFHDLVRLFADDRLQQEDTVAERETVTEAVTSWLLQMATGAGRWFESGHGQAASGLSSPEEADRWLRVNVDNWMGALRAAAGTGRHSAVLDCAESLDWFSDRWMHAPHWLEVFTLGADAAAALGDQARQANQLNLLAWVHLVPRDDPETALRYTAQALDLATRSGATDEMASAHHNAGGALRSLGRLSEAIASETRAAEMFKASGDIDSYSQCLGALGTCLRDAGRHTEALEQYLGLWGLLNDNRSGMRPSVVAFTRPIALARIGECLALLGHRSEAIFKLTEAISLMEQAQLPSQQARSLETLAALLAEEGRSEESRSAYARAAEVYEEVGDAEASSRCRDLA, encoded by the coding sequence GTGCTGCGCCGCCACCGGCGCGCGGCCCGAATGACCTTGGAGCAACTTGCCGAAGCCTCCGGGGTCAGCAGCCGGACGCTGTCGGACATGGAGCGAGGCCGCAGCAAAGGACCCCAGCATCGCACCGTCACCGCACTGGCCGACGCTCTTGCCCTGGAGGGCGACGACTGCGACCAGTTCCTCGAGCTGGCACGCGAGGGCCGCCTGCGCGACCACTGGACCCGCCCGACCGGCCAGTGCGATCTGCCCCGACCAATCGACGACTTCACCGGCAGGACCGCCGAGCTGACCTGGACCACCGAGCTGGTCCGCCCCCGGGGTGCGCCCGGCGCCGCGGGCGTGGGACTCATCACCGGATCCGCCGGGCTGGGCAAGACGACGTTCGCCGTTCGCGCCGCGCACGCTCTGCGGCCGGACTTCCCCGGCGGCGTGCTGTTCCTCGATCTATTCGGCATGTCGTCCCACCCCATGCCCGTGACGGAGTCCCTGGCGCTGCTGCTGCGCGCGCTCGGTGTCATCGAGCAGGAGATCCCCGCTGACGTCGCCGGGCGTGCGTCCCTGTACCGATCGCTGCTGCGGCAGCGGCGCGTGCTCGTCGTGCTCGACAACGCGGCTTCCGAGGGACAGGTCCGGCCGTTGCTGCCCGGCGACGGCGTGGGCCGAGCGTTGGTGACCAGCCGCCGGTTGCTGGCCGGGCTGGAAGGCGTCCGCAGGCTCAGCCTCGGCCCCTTGCCCCTGCTGGAGGCCACCGAACTGCTGACCGGGATCTTGAAAGGGCGCAGCGCCTCCGACGACGGAGCGGCGATCTCCAGGCTCGTCGAGCTGTGCGACGGCCTGCCGCTCGCGCTGCGCATCATCGGCAACCGGCTGGTCAGCAGGCCCGGCTGGAAGGCCGCCGAGCTCGCCGCCCGCCTGGGGAACGAGCAAGGGCGCCTGGAGCAGCTCAAGGCAGGCGACCTGAAGATCGCCAACGCGTTCGCGATGTCGTACGAGCAGCTCACCCGCTCATCGCGCCAGGTCTTCCGGCGGCTGTCCCTCATCCCCGGACGGGACTTCGACGCCACGCTCGCCGCCGTCGTGGGCGGGGTCGACGTCGAGGACGCCTGGGACGTGCTGGACGAGCTCGTCGATCTCGGCCTGCTGCAGGACAGCGCGGCGAGCCGCTACCGCTTCCACGATCTGGTCCGCCTGTTCGCCGACGACCGCCTCCAGCAGGAGGACACGGTGGCCGAGCGGGAGACGGTCACCGAGGCGGTGACGTCGTGGCTGCTGCAGATGGCCACCGGTGCCGGGCGGTGGTTCGAATCCGGCCATGGACAGGCCGCCAGCGGCCTGTCCTCTCCGGAGGAAGCTGACCGTTGGCTGCGCGTGAACGTGGACAACTGGATGGGCGCGTTGCGCGCCGCGGCGGGCACGGGTCGGCACTCGGCGGTCCTGGACTGCGCCGAGTCGTTGGACTGGTTCTCCGACCGGTGGATGCACGCGCCGCACTGGCTCGAGGTCTTCACCCTCGGCGCCGATGCCGCCGCCGCCCTGGGCGATCAGGCCCGGCAGGCCAACCAGCTGAACCTGCTTGCCTGGGTCCATCTGGTCCCGCGTGACGACCCGGAGACCGCGCTGCGGTACACGGCCCAGGCATTGGACCTCGCCACCCGAAGCGGCGCCACGGACGAGATGGCCTCGGCTCACCACAACGCGGGAGGCGCGCTTCGCAGTCTCGGACGGCTCAGCGAGGCCATCGCGTCAGAAACCCGGGCGGCGGAGATGTTCAAGGCCAGCGGCGACATCGATTCCTACAGCCAGTGCCTGGGCGCCCTCGGCACCTGCCTGCGCGACGCCGGACGCCACACCGAGGCACTGGAGCAGTACCTCGGGCTGTGGGGCCTGCTGAACGACAACCGGTCGGGGATGAGGCCCAGCGTGGTGGCGTTCACCCGGCCCATCGCGCTCGCCCGCATCGGCGAATGCCTGGCGCTGCTCGGCCACCGATCCGAAGCCATCTTCAAGCTCACCGAGGCGATCAGCCTCATGGAGCAGGCCCAGCTACCATCGCAGCAGGCCCGCTCCCTGGAGACACTGGCGGCCCTGCTGGCCGAGGAGGGCCGGAGCGAGGAGAGCCGCAGCGCGTACGCGCGGGCGGCCGAGGTGTACGAGGAAGTCGGAGACGCCGAGGCGAGCAGCCGCTGCCGCGATCTCGCCTGA
- a CDS encoding helix-turn-helix domain-containing protein, whose product MVRQPLTPEQIEAGRRLGALLRHARAGRDLAEVAHAAGISPETLRKIETGRLLSPGFGTIVCLGEALNVPVQELAATWRGNDLPLEAVS is encoded by the coding sequence ATGGTCCGCCAACCGCTCACACCTGAGCAGATCGAAGCCGGCAGGCGTCTCGGCGCCCTGCTGCGCCACGCACGAGCGGGACGCGACCTAGCGGAAGTCGCGCACGCGGCTGGCATCTCGCCGGAAACCCTGCGCAAGATCGAGACCGGACGACTACTCTCTCCCGGATTCGGCACGATCGTCTGCCTCGGCGAGGCACTCAACGTGCCGGTTCAGGAGTTGGCAGCCACCTGGCGCGGCAACGACCTACCGCTGGAAGCCGTCTCATAG
- a CDS encoding transposase family protein produces MRTTKTLAEDAPSAVYQCRLPLSTKTLTLVAGLLRGHLKAIGSRRRKPPSGKIALIVLAVLRHDRRLADMAGGNNVSASTIRRWVLEVIDLLAARAPRLDRILKQIAKAGGQVVLLDGTLVRTRRRTGQANRKNYSGKHKVHGLSFLALTDEQGNLIWISSAKPGRSSEITTARHNKITAWLRRFDLGDLKNWRVLTRLRLNARHATALLRALLVLTRLEVAR; encoded by the coding sequence GTGAGAACAACCAAAACACTCGCCGAGGACGCGCCGTCTGCTGTCTACCAGTGCCGTCTGCCGCTGTCGACCAAGACCCTCACTCTGGTGGCCGGCTTGCTACGCGGCCACCTGAAGGCGATCGGATCCCGCCGGCGGAAACCGCCGTCCGGGAAGATCGCGCTCATCGTGCTCGCCGTCCTGCGCCACGACCGGCGCCTGGCTGACATGGCCGGCGGCAACAACGTGTCGGCCTCCACCATCCGCCGCTGGGTGCTGGAGGTCATCGACCTGCTCGCCGCGCGCGCCCCACGCCTGGACCGCATCCTGAAACAGATCGCCAAGGCCGGTGGGCAGGTCGTGCTGCTGGACGGCACGCTGGTGCGTACCCGCCGCCGCACCGGGCAGGCCAACCGCAAAAACTACTCCGGCAAACACAAGGTCCACGGCTTGTCGTTCCTCGCGCTCACCGATGAGCAAGGCAACCTGATCTGGATCTCCTCCGCCAAGCCGGGCCGTTCCAGCGAGATCACCACCGCCCGCCACAACAAGATCACCGCCTGGCTGCGCCGCTTCGACCTGGGCGACCTGAAGAACTGGCGGGTACTGACCCGGCTGCGCCTGAACGCCCGGCATGCCACCGCGCTGCTACGCGCCCTGCTGGTGCTCACCCGCCTCGAAGTCGCCCGCTGA
- the map gene encoding type I methionyl aminopeptidase, which produces MIELKTPAEIQRMHVAGRFVAEVLSEVGRLADVGVNLLDLEHHVRGMIKRRGAESCYWDYAPSFGRGPFRNVICLSVNDAVLHGLPHNYTLRDGDVLSADLAVSVDGWVADSARTVVVGTAAEEDLRIIRATEEALEAAIEMARPGNRLGDISAAIWAVAHDYGYPVNTEFGGHGIGRTMHEELHVSNKGRAGRGLTLRPGLTLALEPWFARTTDRIVYDADGWTIRSADGSRTAHSEHTVAITEDAPLVLTRREPENPATRADSASRLSTKDA; this is translated from the coding sequence GTGATTGAACTGAAGACGCCTGCGGAGATCCAACGCATGCACGTGGCCGGGCGTTTCGTCGCCGAGGTGCTCTCCGAGGTCGGCCGGCTCGCCGACGTGGGCGTCAACCTCCTGGACCTGGAGCACCACGTGCGCGGCATGATCAAACGGCGCGGGGCAGAGTCGTGCTACTGGGACTACGCGCCGTCCTTCGGACGCGGCCCGTTCCGCAACGTCATCTGCCTGTCCGTCAACGACGCCGTCCTGCACGGCCTACCCCACAACTACACACTGCGTGACGGCGACGTACTCAGCGCGGACCTCGCGGTCAGCGTCGACGGCTGGGTGGCCGACTCGGCGCGCACGGTCGTCGTCGGCACTGCTGCCGAGGAGGACCTGCGGATCATCCGCGCCACCGAGGAAGCGCTGGAGGCGGCGATCGAGATGGCGCGTCCCGGCAACCGCCTGGGTGACATCTCGGCGGCCATCTGGGCGGTAGCCCACGACTACGGCTATCCGGTCAACACCGAGTTCGGCGGCCACGGCATCGGCCGCACCATGCACGAGGAGCTCCACGTTTCGAACAAGGGCCGGGCAGGGCGCGGCCTCACACTCCGGCCGGGCCTGACCCTCGCGCTCGAACCCTGGTTCGCCCGCACGACCGACCGGATCGTCTATGACGCCGACGGCTGGACCATTCGGTCGGCGGACGGCTCGCGCACGGCCCACTCCGAGCACACGGTAGCCATCACCGAGGACGCCCCCTTGGTGCTCACCCGGCGTGAACCGGAGAACCCAGCAACGCGGGCTGATTCCGCCAGTCGGCTATCCACAAAAGACGCCTAA
- a CDS encoding transposase — translation MPTIAAAREVTEHIGASGRSHLRPLIDFRAGLHRLLWRRADALFELTDALLCAQGPVRSPVELSMEPEFRRGHGSVYAALDQGRIDAGGLRRLLLGVSAAARPGEPLMFALDITPDARPDAEYADERVMVQVRGKGGDKFLPGWPYSLLVGVQWGDSSWVDPIEARRLRPSQEHTDVTIEQITGLLADLESTGRLTGGDPPPLIMLDAGNYATDISHALTGRHVQVLVRLRATRVFYADPEPRRPGEMGAGKRHGQEFSCSDAAKRYAPDIDLAAGSARYGTVRVRAWKGLHQKLTRTGRWAGHPADERLPIVRGTVLQIVVDRLPDGRKPTKDLWLWHAGPVEVDLDLVDLLWKAYLRRFDQEHFHRFAKVYLGMARAHLSSAQATDRWMHLIMAAYAQLRLASPHVDDLRRPWHPRPEPGRPLSPYRVRLGFRRLRAKLGTPAGSPKLTRPGPGRPKGSRNRPKDKRPPYRKTVTTGNEHRE, via the coding sequence ATGCCGACTATCGCAGCAGCGCGCGAGGTGACGGAGCACATCGGGGCATCCGGTCGGTCACATCTTCGTCCCCTGATCGATTTCCGGGCCGGCCTCCACCGGCTCTTGTGGCGCCGGGCGGACGCGTTGTTCGAGCTCACCGATGCGTTGCTGTGCGCGCAGGGGCCGGTGCGCTCGCCGGTGGAGTTGTCGATGGAGCCGGAGTTCCGCCGCGGGCACGGCTCGGTCTACGCCGCTTTGGATCAGGGCCGGATCGACGCGGGCGGGCTGCGGCGCCTGCTGCTCGGGGTATCTGCCGCGGCCCGGCCGGGCGAGCCGTTGATGTTCGCGCTGGACATCACGCCGGACGCGCGGCCCGACGCCGAATATGCCGACGAGCGGGTGATGGTGCAGGTACGCGGCAAGGGCGGCGACAAGTTCCTGCCCGGCTGGCCCTACAGCCTGCTGGTGGGTGTGCAGTGGGGAGACTCCTCATGGGTGGACCCGATCGAGGCGCGCCGGCTGCGGCCGAGCCAGGAGCACACCGATGTCACCATCGAGCAGATCACCGGCCTGCTGGCGGACCTGGAGTCGACCGGCCGGCTCACCGGGGGCGATCCGCCGCCGCTGATCATGCTGGACGCCGGGAACTACGCCACCGACATCTCCCACGCGCTGACCGGTCGGCACGTTCAGGTCCTGGTTCGGCTGCGCGCCACCCGCGTCTTCTACGCCGACCCCGAACCCCGGCGACCTGGCGAAATGGGCGCGGGTAAGCGTCACGGCCAGGAGTTCTCCTGCTCGGATGCGGCCAAGCGGTATGCCCCGGACATCGACCTGGCCGCAGGATCGGCCCGGTACGGCACCGTGAGGGTACGCGCGTGGAAGGGCCTGCATCAAAAGCTCACCCGCACCGGTCGCTGGGCCGGTCACCCCGCCGATGAGCGGCTGCCCATCGTGCGCGGTACCGTCCTGCAGATCGTCGTGGACCGGCTGCCCGACGGCCGCAAGCCCACCAAAGATCTCTGGCTGTGGCATGCCGGGCCCGTCGAGGTCGATCTGGATCTGGTGGATCTGCTGTGGAAGGCCTACCTGCGTCGCTTCGACCAAGAGCATTTCCACCGGTTCGCCAAGGTCTACCTGGGCATGGCCCGCGCCCACCTTTCCTCCGCGCAGGCCACCGACCGCTGGATGCATCTGATCATGGCCGCCTACGCCCAACTCCGGCTGGCCAGCCCGCACGTCGATGACCTGCGCCGCCCCTGGCATCCACGCCCCGAACCGGGAAGGCCGCTCAGCCCGTACCGGGTCCGCCTCGGCTTTCGCCGTCTCCGTGCGAAATTGGGGACGCCCGCCGGCTCGCCGAAACTCACCCGACCCGGACCCGGACGCCCAAAAGGATCAAGGAACCGGCCGAAGGACAAGCGTCCGCCCTACCGAAAGACCGTAACGACCGGCAACGAACACCGAGAGTGA